A stretch of Candidatus Poribacteria bacterium DNA encodes these proteins:
- a CDS encoding M20/M25/M40 family metallo-hydrolase: protein NVDLHSGIYGGTVQNPIHALVCLLDSMRSPAGDVLVEGFYDNVVPLSAEDRDQIAAIGHDEIEYKEQLGVDRLFGEPGYTALERAWVRPTLELNGIWGGFQGEGSKTVIPSEAHAKITCRLVPDQNPDKILEQLATHIDKYTPPGVKIENTPKAAPSPAYRIPDDHPGNQAAFAVLEEVYGKTPYFTRLGGTLPVCRLFLDKLDVYTVTFAFGLEDENAHAPDEFFRLSSFEGGQKAYCKLLHRLSEQDGL from the coding sequence CCAATGTAGACCTGCACTCTGGCATCTACGGCGGCACCGTCCAAAACCCGATTCACGCCCTCGTGTGTCTTCTGGATTCCATGCGTAGTCCAGCAGGCGATGTTCTGGTCGAGGGGTTCTACGATAATGTCGTCCCACTCTCAGCCGAGGATCGGGATCAGATTGCCGCTATTGGGCACGACGAGATAGAATATAAGGAACAACTCGGTGTGGACCGCCTGTTTGGCGAGCCCGGCTATACGGCACTTGAGCGAGCATGGGTTCGCCCAACGCTTGAGTTGAATGGAATCTGGGGTGGTTTCCAAGGGGAAGGCAGCAAAACTGTCATTCCGAGTGAAGCCCACGCCAAAATCACCTGTCGCCTTGTGCCCGACCAAAATCCGGACAAGATCTTGGAACAACTCGCTACGCATATCGACAAGTATACGCCTCCGGGGGTGAAGATAGAAAATACCCCAAAGGCTGCTCCCTCCCCGGCGTATCGAATCCCTGATGACCATCCGGGGAATCAGGCTGCCTTCGCTGTGCTTGAGGAGGTATATGGAAAAACGCCGTATTTCACCCGGCTGGGCGGCACCCTTCCAGTATGCCGTCTTTTCCTAGATAAGCTAGATGTCTATACGGTGACCTTTGCCTTCGGCTTAGAAGATGAAAACGCACACGCCCCGGACGAATTTTTCCGGCTCAGCAGCTTTGAGGGTGGACAGAAAGCCTATTGCAAGCTGCTGCATCGCCTCAGCGAACAGGACGGGTTGTAA